In Amycolatopsis sp. EV170708-02-1, the following are encoded in one genomic region:
- a CDS encoding N-6 DNA methylase — MEEQATVTAADIARIAGVGRAAVSNWRRRYGDFPPPVGGTASSPLFSLFAIESWLRERGKPVEISLGDRVWQRLRNLGDDLALGDRVGRVGSYLSRRGAWTFSSRYDDAELLGLLDRFAEERGAREAYEFLCERYVEAHSRQLSVTPEPVAALMSRLIGPEPGVVLDPSCGLGTLLLASGGTRLLGQVDDPATSCIAAHRLLLAGADMEMYGADALSMDSYEGVLADAVVCDPPFNEREWGYDELIGDPRWEYGQPPRGEPELAWVQHCLAHVKPGGPVAIRMPPAAAGRRTGRRIRGNLLRAGALRAVVTVGGADLWLLRRPEPGERPPSRLLLATDPSTVEEYLRGADVPGTVRIIELLDEEIDLSPARHQAREEHAGEAFLEVRRHFEGIRPELPSLVVSGEKLSYVTIGELLKSGVLTVPESVEEGDVVASPAVPAYVHSGETFAAEPTMSKYRTDPERLDAAFLAGCLRAAGQLAPTSSTRIDLKRTRIPRLPIETQRAHGAAFTRLAAFEDALREAAESGLELVRLGLAGLTEGQLKPEN, encoded by the coding sequence ATGGAGGAGCAAGCCACCGTCACCGCGGCGGACATCGCGCGCATCGCCGGCGTCGGCCGCGCCGCCGTCAGCAACTGGCGTCGACGTTACGGCGATTTTCCGCCGCCCGTCGGCGGGACGGCGTCGAGCCCCCTCTTTTCCCTGTTCGCCATCGAGAGCTGGCTGCGTGAGCGGGGGAAACCGGTCGAAATCTCGCTCGGGGACCGGGTGTGGCAGCGGCTGCGGAACCTCGGCGACGATCTGGCGCTCGGCGACCGGGTCGGCCGGGTGGGGTCGTATCTGTCGCGGCGAGGTGCGTGGACCTTCTCCTCCCGCTACGACGACGCCGAACTGCTCGGACTGCTGGACCGCTTCGCCGAGGAGCGAGGAGCGCGCGAGGCCTACGAGTTCCTGTGCGAACGCTACGTCGAGGCGCACTCGCGCCAGCTGTCCGTCACGCCGGAGCCGGTGGCCGCGCTGATGTCCCGGCTCATCGGCCCCGAACCCGGTGTCGTGCTCGACCCCTCGTGCGGGCTCGGGACGCTGCTGCTGGCCTCCGGCGGGACCCGGCTGCTCGGCCAGGTCGACGATCCGGCGACCTCGTGCATCGCCGCGCATCGGCTCCTGCTCGCGGGGGCGGACATGGAGATGTACGGCGCGGATGCCCTGTCGATGGACTCCTACGAAGGCGTCCTCGCGGACGCCGTCGTCTGCGATCCGCCGTTCAACGAACGGGAATGGGGCTACGACGAACTCATCGGAGACCCGCGCTGGGAGTACGGCCAGCCGCCGCGCGGCGAACCGGAGCTGGCGTGGGTGCAGCACTGCCTCGCGCATGTGAAACCCGGCGGGCCCGTCGCGATCCGCATGCCGCCCGCCGCGGCGGGCCGTCGCACGGGGCGGAGGATCCGCGGGAACCTGTTGCGAGCCGGGGCTTTGCGTGCCGTGGTCACGGTCGGCGGCGCCGATCTCTGGCTGCTGCGGCGGCCGGAACCAGGGGAACGGCCGCCGTCGCGGCTGCTCCTGGCGACCGATCCGTCCACTGTGGAGGAATACCTGCGCGGTGCCGACGTGCCGGGAACGGTCCGGATCATCGAGCTGCTCGACGAGGAGATCGATCTTTCCCCGGCGCGCCATCAGGCGCGCGAAGAGCACGCGGGCGAAGCCTTCCTTGAGGTACGAAGGCATTTCGAGGGGATCCGGCCGGAGCTGCCGTCGCTGGTGGTTTCCGGCGAGAAGCTCTCGTACGTCACGATCGGGGAGCTGCTGAAATCCGGCGTGCTCACCGTGCCGGAATCGGTGGAGGAAGGCGATGTCGTCGCGTCGCCCGCCGTGCCCGCGTATGTCCACAGTGGAGAGACGTTCGCGGCGGAGCCGACGATGTCGAAGTACCGCACGGATCCCGAACGGCTGGACGCCGCGTTCCTCGCCGGCTGCCTGCGCGCGGCCGGGCAGCTCGCGCCGACGTCTTCGACCAGGATCGACCTCAAACGCACCCGGATCCCGCGCCTGCCGATCGAGACGCAACGCGCCCACGGGGCGGCGTTCACCCGGCTCGCCGCCTTCGAGGACGCCCTGCGCGAGGCGGCGGAATCGGGCCTGGAGCTGGTGAGGCTAGGCTTGGCGGGACTGACTGAGGGCCAGCTCAAGCCGGAGAACTAG